Proteins co-encoded in one Actinomadura luteofluorescens genomic window:
- a CDS encoding MarR family winged helix-turn-helix transcriptional regulator: MEAESALVDRWRKLATCYNTVACALDRALQDVHGLSMSEYETLDRLVDQDCEKRRMQDIAAAMYLSQSALSRTVARLEKHGYVQRGLCEADRRGVFVEITDSGRRCHAEARDTHLKILAENLTD, encoded by the coding sequence ATGGAGGCGGAGTCTGCTCTGGTCGACCGCTGGCGCAAGCTGGCGACCTGCTACAACACGGTCGCGTGCGCGCTGGACCGCGCGCTGCAGGACGTCCACGGCCTGAGCATGAGCGAGTACGAGACGCTCGACCGCCTCGTGGATCAGGACTGTGAAAAGCGTCGCATGCAGGACATCGCCGCGGCCATGTACCTCAGCCAGAGCGCTCTGTCCCGGACGGTCGCCCGCCTGGAGAAGCACGGGTACGTCCAGCGCGGGCTCTGCGAGGCCGACCGCCGCGGCGTCTTCGTGGAGATCACCGACTCCGGCCGCCGCTGCCACGCCGAGGCCCGCGACACCCACCTGAAGATCCTCGCCGAGAACCTGACCGACTGA
- a CDS encoding MFS transporter: MTITETSLDSAVRAPGAVRAPAEQTWTPRLWGVLAVLCAVLFLDGLDVSMVGVALPSIGAELGLSTTSLQWIVNGYVLGYGGLLLLGGRTADLLGRRRVFLAALAVFAVASLVGGLVNDGTLLIATRFVKGLAAAFTAPTALSILTTTFHEGPARNRALSVFSVFGASGYSSGLILGGLLTSFGWRWTFLTPVPLAVLALVAGIALIPRDRSAAEGGHDILGAVTLTGGMLLAVYTVVSAPERGWLDPVTLGSVVVAAALLIAFFVTENKVRHPLIRLGILRIGSIVRANLSIVALFGSYLSFQFMMTLYLQDVLRWSPLKMAMALLPAGLLVAFGSPFVGRLIDRYGTPRLIISSMASLSLGYAWFLATAGNAPHYVFTILPTMLLLGGGFAFGFSSIMAQATDGIDDSEQGLASGLVQTSGQVGAALVLAVVTALVAGGTAAGGDGFAEFHPGVNLVSAVAVVGLALNLIPLLRRYNPKHT; the protein is encoded by the coding sequence GTGACTATCACCGAGACCTCTCTCGACTCCGCCGTCCGCGCGCCGGGTGCCGTGCGCGCGCCGGCCGAGCAGACCTGGACCCCCCGGCTGTGGGGAGTCCTCGCCGTCCTGTGCGCCGTGTTGTTCCTCGACGGACTCGACGTCTCCATGGTGGGCGTCGCGCTGCCGTCGATCGGCGCTGAGCTGGGCCTTTCGACCACGTCACTGCAGTGGATCGTCAACGGCTACGTCCTCGGTTACGGCGGGCTGCTGCTGCTCGGCGGACGCACCGCCGACCTCCTCGGCCGACGCCGCGTGTTCCTCGCCGCCCTCGCCGTGTTCGCCGTTGCGTCGCTGGTGGGCGGTCTCGTCAACGACGGCACGCTGCTGATCGCCACACGGTTCGTGAAGGGGCTGGCGGCCGCGTTCACCGCGCCGACCGCGCTGTCCATCCTGACCACCACCTTCCACGAGGGGCCGGCGCGCAACCGGGCGCTGTCGGTGTTCTCCGTTTTCGGGGCCAGTGGCTACTCGTCCGGTTTGATCCTCGGCGGGCTGCTGACCAGCTTCGGGTGGCGCTGGACGTTCCTGACGCCCGTGCCGCTCGCCGTGCTCGCCCTTGTCGCCGGCATCGCGCTGATCCCGCGGGACCGGTCGGCAGCCGAGGGAGGACACGACATCCTCGGCGCGGTGACGCTCACCGGCGGCATGCTGCTCGCCGTCTACACGGTGGTCTCGGCGCCCGAGCGCGGCTGGCTGGACCCGGTCACCCTGGGCTCCGTCGTGGTCGCGGCGGCTCTGCTGATCGCGTTCTTCGTCACCGAGAACAAGGTGCGCCACCCGCTCATCCGCCTCGGCATCCTGCGGATCGGCTCGATCGTCCGGGCCAACCTGAGCATCGTCGCGCTGTTCGGCTCCTACCTGAGCTTCCAGTTCATGATGACGCTCTACCTGCAGGACGTGCTGCGCTGGTCGCCGCTGAAGATGGCCATGGCCCTGCTGCCGGCCGGGCTTCTCGTGGCCTTCGGCTCACCGTTCGTCGGGCGCCTGATCGACCGGTACGGAACGCCTCGCCTGATCATCAGCTCGATGGCCTCCCTGAGCCTCGGCTACGCCTGGTTCCTCGCCACGGCCGGGAACGCCCCGCACTACGTGTTCACGATCCTGCCCACGATGCTGCTGCTGGGCGGAGGGTTCGCGTTCGGCTTCAGCTCGATCATGGCGCAGGCCACGGACGGGATCGACGACTCCGAGCAGGGCCTGGCCTCCGGCCTCGTCCAGACCTCCGGCCAGGTCGGCGCCGCCCTGGTCCTGGCCGTGGTCACCGCGCTGGTCGCGGGCGGGACGGCCGCCGGCGGCGACGGCTTCGCCGAGTTCCACC